One Phaseolus vulgaris cultivar G19833 chromosome 11, P. vulgaris v2.0, whole genome shotgun sequence genomic window carries:
- the LOC137818481 gene encoding cyclase-associated protein 1 — MDEKLVQRLESAVSRLESLSAGFHPSASPASAVDASDAALDPSVVAFADLIDQYVTRFSRAAEAIGGQVLDVSKLVREAFDVQKELLIKLKLTQKPDLAGFGEFLKPLNEVITKANKLTEGRRSDFFNHLKAAADSLSALAWIAYRGKDCGMSMPIAHVEESWQMAEFYSNKVLVEYRNKDPNHVEWAKALKELYLPGLRDYVKSFHPLGPVWSPTGKVFAPKKASAPAAPAAPPPPTASLFSSESSQASSSKPKAGMSAVFQEISAGNVTSGLKKVTADMKTKNRTDRTGVVGTIERESHATSRVPSKAGPPKFELQMGRKWVVENQIENKDLVIGECDAKQSVYIYGCKNSVLQIPGKVNNITIDKCSKMGVVFKDVVAAFEIVNSNGVEVQCQGAAPTISVDNTSGCQLYLSKDSLQATITTAKSSEINVLVPGAETDGDWVEHSLPQQYIHVFKDGHFETTSASHSGG, encoded by the exons ATGGACGAGAAGCTCGTACAGCGGTTAGAATCGGCGGTGTCGCGCTTAGAGTCGCTCTCCGCCGGATTCCACCCATCCGCCTCGCCGGCCAGCGCCGTCGACGCTTCCGATGCGGCGCTCGATCCGTCCGTCGTTGCGTTCGCCGATCTGATCGACCAGTACGTCACTAGGTTTTCCCGCGCTGCGGAGGCTATCGGAGGACAGGTCTTGGATGTATCGAAACTTGTGCGGGAAGCTTTCGATGTTCAGAAAGAGCTTTTGATTAAGCTCAAACTAACACAG AAGCCTGACCTCGCTGGGTTTGGTGAATTTCTGAAACCATTGAATGAAGTGATCACGAAAGCTAACAAATTGACAGAAGGAAGGAGATCTGATTTTTTTAATCACTTGAAGGCTGCTGCTGACAGTCTATCAGCTCTAGCATGGATTGCATATAGAGGGAAGGATTGCG GTATGAGCATGCCAATTGCGCATGTGGAAGAAAGCTGGCAAATGGCTGAGTTTTACAGCAACAAG GTGCTTGTAGAGTACAGAAACAAAGACCCAAATCATGTTGAATGGGCAAAAGCTCTCAAAGAGTTGTATCTACCTGGATTGAGAGATTATGTCAAGAGCTTTCATCCTTTAGGCCCTGTTTGGAGTCCAACAGGAAAAGTATTTGCTCCAAAAAAAGCTTCTGCTCCTGCTGCACCTGCCGCCCCTCCCCCTCCAACTGCTTCTCTCTTTAGTTCTGAATCATCTCAGGCTTCATCTTCTAAGCCTAAAGCAGGGATGTCAGCTGTTTTTCAGGAAATCAGTGCAGGAAATGTCACTTCAG GTTTGAAAAAGGTTACGGCTGATATGAAGACTAAGAATCGCACAGATAGAACTGGAGTTGTTGGCACTATTGAAAGAGAAAGTCATGCAACTTCACGTGTGCCTTCTAAAGCAGGACCTCCAAAATTTGAACTTCAAATGGGCCGCAA ATGGGTTGTTGAGAATCAAATTGAGAATAAAGATTTGGTCATTGGAGAGTGTGATGCAAAACAGTCTGTATATATTTATGGATGCAAAAACTCCGTTTTGCAGATTCCAG GCAAGGTCAACAATATAACTATTGACAAATGCTCAAAGATGGGAGTTGTATTTAAG GATGTTGTTGCAGCATTTGAGATTGTAAACAGTAATGGGGTTGAGGTTCAATGCCAG GGTGCAGCTCCTACAATTTCAGTGGACAACACTTCTGGCTGCCAGCTATATCTGAGCAAGGACTCTTTACAAGCAACCATAACTACAGCAAAGTCAAGCGAGATCAATGTCTTGGTTCCTGGTGCTGAAACTGATGGTGATTGG GTGGAGCATTCTTTGCCACAACAATACATTCATGTGTTCAAGGATGGGCATTTTGAAACAACTTCTGCTTCTCATTCTGGAGGTTAA